In Gimesia panareensis, the genomic window CTGTATTTTCTTTTCGAGTCTTGCTTCGTATTGAGAGGGGATGCCAAACCATTCTTTTAACAAACCAAATCGATCAAGAACTGCGTAAGCCACTATCGGAATACAGATAATCCCAAAAGTAACAAGGGTTCCAATATCAATGATTTTTTCAGCCAATGTAAAAGCCATAGATCAATCCTCTCAGAAGAGAATGAATTACAGGACCCAGTTGACATAGTAAATTATGGCGCCGGAAAAGATGCAAGTGAGAATAAAAATGAAGAGACTGAATTGGAAATCCGACATTTTCTGTTTAGCGAGCAGATGCAGGTGTTGAAGTTCTGGTGATAACTTAGCAAATTCTTCCGCCTCTTTTTGTTTTCTGGCCTTCTTTTTTTGATGTTCAGATGGGAGATCAAACCACTTTGTTAACAAGCCAGTACGATCAAGAATGGCCAATATGCCAATGCCAAAAGCAATGAGACCGAGAAGTATTAATACTCATGTATTCTTACTTTCTGAGTATGACAAAAGGCCAACTAGTACAACCATAGCAAGCCTGAGGTAAAATAATGGTAGATGCACAAAGAAATGTAATCATCTCCCTGAAACTAACAGGTGACCCAAATAATCAAAATATAGCCAAACAGGTGAACAGTCAAGTTCTTGATGCAGAAAAGGTACGCACTCAAGTTATCGAAACTGAAGCAAAAAAGAGGTCAGACACAGCTAAACTGGAATCTCGTGAGAGAGAACGCATCCTTTTGGAAGCCGCAAAAGAAGCTGAAAAAAAACAGAAAGAGCAGGCCAAGGCAGAGGCAGCTGCGCAGAAAGAGCTGGAGAGATCAAGGCTTAAGGCTGAAAAGGAGGCACAAAAGGAGCGGGATGCCATCGCCAAAGCAGAGGCGCGTGAGCTCGAGCATAACCTCAGGGAGAAGGTCAAAGCTGCTGAACGTGCAGAAAAAGAAAGAGTAAAAGCAGCTAATCTCGCAAGCAAAAAGGCGATAGCGATCCAACAGGAAGAAGCAGACAATCTTGCTGATATCCTGAATGCAAAGGTGAAAAATCAGCAAAAGGAAGCTCAAGCTGTCTCAAAGTACCGTGAGTCAATTGATGATAAAATCAAAGAAACAAACAAGCTTTATGCTGAGTCGAAACAAAGGGCAAATGAAGCTGCTATGATTGCTGTTCAAGGGCTGGCTGACATCGTCAAAGGATCAGCCAAACTTGGACTGGTGTCAGAAGATAACCTGCAAAAATTCCTGAAACTATATGATATTGTCCAGGAAGGGATCAGCGTCTTCAAGGGGGCTTCAGATGTCTGGTGGAAAGGCAGGGAGGCTCTAATCGCTCTCAGTTCTGCTACCAAGGCACAGGTGGCAGCTAACGAATTGTTGGCGGCAAGTAATTCTATAGTGGCAGGAAGCCAGACAGCTGGGGCTATCGGTGGTGGTACAGTAGCAGGTGGTACGGCGCTAGGTGGTCTTGCTGTTGCTGGTACAACAGCTGCGGTTGCAGCGGCAGTTGTAGCTGCTGGTCTGATACTTCATGACACATTGAAAACTATAACTGGTCTGTTTGTTGATCGTAACCGGCCCACAAAATACACCTTGACGGCTGTTGTATTCTGCATGTGTTTCAACCACCAGCATATTCAGGAGCAAAAGCGATGTCCGCATCCCAGTCAACCCCGCGTGCCGACCAGCGACGGAACCCGAACCGTGAAGCGTTCTGGCGACAAACCCTTTCAGACCGACTGCAGTCCGGACTCTCGATCCGTGCCTTCTGTCAGCGTGAAGGACTGAGCGAACCAGCTTACCACTACTGGCGGCGGGAACTGAAAAAGCGGGATGCCGAGACAACCGCTGCAGCTTCCTTTCTGCCCGTTGAAGTCCAACTCCCTGCCACGCCGATTGAAATCGTGTTCTCACAGGGCACCTCGGTTCGCGTCGGAAACGGCTGTGATCAAACCACGCTCGAAACCGTGCTCGCCGCGCTGGAGCAGCGCGCATGCTGAATCTGCCCACCCGCATTTATTTCTGCACGGTCCCCACCGATATGCGAAAAAGTTTTGACGGCCTCCTGCGAATGACCGAAGTCTACCTGCAGCAAAACGTACTCGACGGGGGACTGTTTGTGTTTCTCAACAAAAAACAGGATCGGATCAAGCTGCTGTACTGGGACCACGATGGTCTGGCCATCTGGTATAAACGGCTGGAAGCGGGCACATATCAGCGTCTCTCCAGCCCGGAGGGCACACATGGCCTACAACTGTCCTCCACCGACCTGGGGCTCCTGCTGCAGGGCATCGACCTGACCAGCGTGCAGCGCAGAAAACGCTATCAGATTTCAGAAAAAGTATCGACTTCATAAAAAAACAGTTCCCGCCTGACAACGATTATGTTAAGACGTGGAACATGAACCAGAAACGATCCTCATTGCCGAACGACGTCCAATCCTGCCATGATATGATTCACCAGTTGGGTGAGACCGTGGGAGAGCAACAGCGGGAAGTCGAGCAACTCAAACATTTCATTGAGCGGCTGCTGCGACAACGGTTTGGCGCCCGTTCTGAAAAGATCGCCCCCAATCAAATGAGCCTGTTTGATGAACCCGAGGCTGCAGAGGAAGTTGCTGAACCCGAGGACGATGAACCGCCTCCTACTGCGGTTTCCGCACATCGTCGTCGTGGCGGCGGCCGCAACAAGCTGCCCGACCATTTACCTCGGGAACGGGTAGAACATGACCTGACCGAATCGGAAAAACGCTGTCCCTGCTGCGACCAGACACGGCAGCGGATCGGAGAAATCAGCCACGAACAGTTAGAATTCATTCCTGCCAGCCTGAAAGTGATCGAGCACGTACGTTTCAAATACGCGTGCCGGGAGTGTGAAGAGCATGTGGTGCTGGCGGCTGCTCCTGCCCGGCCGATTGCCAAAGGCTTCGCCGGCCCCGGCTTGCTCTCGACGATCCTGGTGGGGAAATACTCAGATCATCTCCCCCTGTATCGTCATGAATCCATTCTCAGCCGGAATGGCGTACAGCTTTCGCGGAGCACGATGAGCCGCTGGGTACTGGAAACTGCGGAATTACTGCAACCGCTGACTGATCTGATGAAAAGTCGCGTTCTGCAGTCGCATGTCATGCATACGGACGATACAACGATTCCCGTCCAGGACCAACGGCTTTCCCGCACGCGGACCGGCCGGTTCTGGGTTTACTGCGGCGATGCCGGGCATCCGTATTCGGTCTATGATTTCACCCCGAACCGGGAACGCGCCGGTCCCCAGGCGTTTTTAAAACACTTTCGCGGTTATCTGCAGGCAGACGCGTATGCCGGTTACGAAGAACTGTACCGGTCAGGCAGGATTCAGCAGGTCTTGTGCTGGGCGCATGCGCGACGCAAGTTTTACGATGCGCGGACCGTGCAGCCGGAAGCCGCACACCGGGCATTATTGTTTATCCAGCAGTTATACGCGATTGAACGGGAAGCCAGCGATCTGCAACAGCCGGCGGACTGTGAACGCTGGTGGCAACACCGCCGACAGTTGCGACAGGACAAGGCGTTACCGGTTCTGGAACAGTTCCGCGACTGGTTAACAGAGACATCGCGTGTGCTATTACCGAAAAGTCCGGTGGCAGTCGCGATGCAATATCTGTTAAGCCGCTGGTCCGGTTTTACGCGGTATTGTACCGAGGGCATTCTGTCGATTGACAACAATCTGGCCGAACGCACCTTGCGTCCCTGTGCTATCGGCCGGAAGAATTATCTATTCGTCGGCAGTGATCGGGGCGGCGAGGCCGCCGCCGTGCACTACAGTCTGATGGCCAGTTGCAAAGCAAACGAAGTAGAACCGTTTGCTTATCTGAGAGATGTGCTGAGTCGGATAACCGATCACGCCGCCGATCGTCTGGAAGAACTGCTGCCGGACCAATGGCTGAAGCAACACCCCGAATCCCACCGCCCCCGCCGACGATGAACCGGCAGTGATTCAGTTACTCATGACTCTCAAAGGCATATCTTTCGATGCCCGTTGATAGACCGTGTATTTCCTGAAACGGTTACTGTTGATCTGGGAGAGGATAGCGGCAGGGCCACAGATGCAATGATCAGCCAGCGCAAAGCTTATAACGAAGCAGTCGAGGCTATCGAGCGCACCACCAGAGCTGAAAAGGAAAGGGCTAAAGCTTTTGAGGAACGTGATGTCTATAAGATGATCACTGAAGGCCGGATCAGTCTGCAGTCTGACTTGCGAAGGGCAGGAAACGTTACTGAAGAGTCCCAGTCAATTTCCGGCCTCGATTATCGAGGCAACTTTACCCCCGGTGGAGAGACAGCGCTCCAGCAGGCAGATCGGGAGCGTCGAGAAGCGGCACAAGAGGTCTTGGCATCCGAAAAAGAACTGGCTGATTATAGGCGAGAGCAAGAATACCGAGCATCTCAAAATCTGTTTCAAAATAAAGAATTGACATTAAGTATTCTTCGGGACAACGAAGAAACTTACCGAAGGCTCTACGATGCGGACAAAAACCGACTGGCTGTCATACAATCCCAGAACCAGGCATTGAAGGATCAGCTCAAATCCGAAAAGGAAAAGCTGTCTACACTCCAGGAGGCGAAGCGGGCCGAGGAACAGAGTCTGAAGTCCAAGCTCGGACAACTCAGCCCAGGTCTTCGAGACCGAACGATTGAAATTGCAGAGAAGATTAAATCCGGAGAGAAGATTGACCGGAGAGAAGCCTTACTACTTAAGGAGGCGGGGGTTGGACAGGAATACGTCGACGATTTTTATGCAAGGCAAACGGAAGGTGTTCGAGGTGCTGATACATTCACGGAAGTATTTGGATCGAAGAAGCTTAAGAAGGACCTGTCTGAGACTCAGCAGAATGTTGACAAGAAAACTGGGCAGCTGAATCAAGGTTACCAACAGGAGAGGCAGGCAGCGGAAACCGTGAATACGACCGCAGGTCTACTGCAGCAGGCAACAGAAGCACGCGTTGCCCAGGAAGCAGAATTAAAAGTCTATCTGAAAAGCCAGATTAAACGAATGCTCGAGAACGTGCAGACGATCCAAGAGGCAGGATCAGATGCTGCTGATGCAATCCACCAACAGGGAATGGCCACCATCAATGCAATCAAGTCTATGCAGGATGAAATTATTCAAAGTCAACAAGAGCTAAAAAAACAGATCGATCAATTTCAGTTGAAACAAAATGGATACAACAACCCATGATCTTAATCTACGGCGACTACCAGCACCCGGATAACGAAGCCAACGTCATTATTTCCCGGCAGGGGTTGGAGGCGGAAGACGGCTTTATCTACGGATATACGGAAACGTGGAATATCACAGGGGTTATGCACGCGGAAACAGATAAAGAACTGGTCACAAAAATGGCCCAATTGGTAGAGGGTTATGAAGCACAGGGTAAAGACCTGACATGGAAAAAGGGTAGTACGATCATGCACCAGTTGGTCAGCTTGAACACTCTGGCTGGCACTCGTGTAACAGTTCCTCCCCACTTCCCGCGCAACGGAAACGGGGAATTGACCACCTTCCGATCTTATGCCATGACCGTTGAAGCAGATATCAACTTCACACAGATCAATTTGGAAGAACCTCAGGTACTTAAATATGAAGAGTCATTGAATTACACAGGTACTGGAGGGGCAAAGTTTTTCTTGCTTCCCACCATCAAAGGGGCTTTTCAAAAACAGCAGCTTACAGAGTCCTCACCCGTGCAGATGGTTCAATCTGGAATAAAAGTGGGTTTAGGTGCTTATCCTGCTGTCAATGCCCCCCTGTTCCCTTATTACGAGCACGTAGACCGCCGTCAGATCAACTATGCAGCCACGCGCAGAAGAAACGGTCTGGATATCGAATTTCCAACCCACTGGTCTTACACATTCGAACACAACGCAGCCTTTTAAAGGAAAGAGAATATGACATCACATATCTGGATTGGCGGGGCACCTGCCAAGGCTAAAGTAGAAACGGTCTCCATCCCCACGGACGTTGAGGCCGGGCAGATTGTGTCGTTCACAATCGGCAATAAAACACTCGAAGTGACACTCACAGGGACCACTCAGGCCGCTGTGGTATCGGAATTAGTGGCAGCCTGGAATGCATCGACCGAGCCAGAGTTAGCTGAAATCACGGCATCTGCGGGTGTTGACTCAAACGGTGATGCAGACGGGACCATCGACCTGACTTCAGACACTGCAGGAAAACCCTTTGCAGTTACTGTCGCCATCGGATCAGGAAACAATGAAAAGCAGGTCGTCACTCTCGGTGGAACCGCGGCAACCGGTGGAGCATTCACGCTAACTTTCAATAGTGAAACCACGACCACCATTTCCTACAACGCCAGCGCAGCCACAGTGCAATCGGCACTCGAAGGGCTGGCCAGCTACAGCTCGGGTGACTTCACTGTGACGGGTGACGCCGGCGGGCCGTGGACGGTTGAATTCACAGGAACTCTTGCAGGAATCAATGTTTCGCTAATGACGATAAACACCTCTGGTCTGACTGGGGCTGTGAATGAAGTCCAGACTATATCGAGCCCCAACAATCCGACTGGGGGTACGTTTACGTTATCATTTCGTGGAGAGACAACAGGAAACATTGCCTATAACGCGAGTGCCGCAACGATTCAATCGTCTTTAGAATCGCTAAGTACGATCCCGACAAGTTCAGTCTCCTGTTCTGGTGGTACACTTCCGGGAACCGATGTGGCCGTTACATTCCAGGGGGCACTTGCGGAAACCGACGTAGAATTGCTCGTCGTCAATTCTGAGAATCTGACGGGTGTAAACGGCACCGTGACGGAGACGACCGCCGGGGGCAGCGCACTCGCAGAAAAGTGTAATTACTATTGGACGTTTGACGGCACTTGGACAGAAGGCGGTAGTGGTACACTTTCACCGTATTCGACGACCTATGATGAAATAGTTGGAAATCTAAACTATGTTGCAGACGGTAAAATTGACGTATTTTCGTGGGCATACTATGGCGTCGGCGGGGTCATCAATGATGGAATTAAGATTGATGGCGGTGCAACTCTTTATTATTCCGCAATTGGTGCATTTGATGAAGACGAACCCTTTACAATATCTCTTTTTTTCAAATCCACGCAGACATCAACCGGTTCAAAATACGTATTTTCAAAAGGCGATCCCGGATCATACACGCCGGATTATTATTTGCTTTATGATTCTTCTACCGGTTATTTTACATTTGCCTATCAAAAAAGTGGCGGATTCCATAGTGTCACGACAACAATTGCAGCGCCGACTAACGCTTGGCACCATGTGCTATGCGTTTATGATCCAGACAATTCAACAATCAAAATCAGTGTAGACGGTGCCGCATTTGAATCTACAACCGGATTAACCATTGGGTCAACGACCGCGTCCACTGTCAAAAGGCTACGTTTCGGCATTGGTGGCGGGAGCTATATTAATGCTAACGGTTTCATTGATTGTCTTGGCATATTTCCATCGGCGCTTTCGCTTTCAGAAGGAAATGATTTATACAACAGTGGCAATGGTCAGGATTACCCATTCGCGGCATCTGGTACTAACGAAGTACAAACGCTCTCTCTAACCGGTTCACCGACATCGGGGAGTGTCATTCTATCGTTTCAGGGGGAAAGTGTTGAAGTACCCTATAATGCGACCGCTTCTGAAGTTGAGGGGTATCTTGAGTCACTGTCGTCGATCGGTATCGGCAACGTAAATGTGACCAGTGGTGCATGGCCGGGTACCGATATTGTGGTGGAGTTTATTGGCGCTTTCGCGATTCTGGACGTCGAACTGATCGAGATCGACACATCCTCATTGATTATGAAGACGGCAGAGACTACCAAAGGGGTGACTGCTCCTACCGGCACCGTCGCGACCACCGTCACCCCACTAACGCAGTCAACCACGACCCCTAATTCCGGCCCGAACAACTGGGATGTCGCCGCCAACTGGGACAGCAATTCTGTCCCTGCCAGTAGTGACATTGCCTACATCTCCGATAGCGATATCGACATTCTGTACGGTCTCGATCAGTCCGCTGTCACGCTAGCAGAGCTACATGTCGAGTCGACCTTTACCGGTTCAATCGGGCTCCCGCGAAAGAATACCGATGGCACCTCATCATATTCTGAGTACCGTGAACAGTATCTGAAGATCGGTGCGACGGAGCTGTTCATCGGTGAGAAGAACGGTGACGGCTCCGATCGCATCAAGATCAACCTTGGGTCGGTGCAGACTACGGCCCTGATCGTCGATTCGGGAGACAGCCCGGACGGAAACACACCGCCGATACTGCTGCTCGGATCTCACGCCAGCAACGTGATCAACGTCAACCGCGGGTTCCTGGGGATCGCTTACTACCCCACAGAGACGGCGACCGTGGCTACAATTCGCCAGGCATTCATCGATGACGCCACCGACGATACAACGGTCTACTGTGGAGCAGGGACTACCCTCACGAACATCATCAAGAGTGGCGGGGAACTGACCCTCAATTCGAACACGACTTCCCTCGAACAGACTGCCGGAACCACCAATATTTATGACGGAGCACATACGGTACTGAATGTTCTGGCCGGAACGTTGAACTACAATTCCACCGGCACCTTGTCGGCAGTCAACCTTTCCGGAGATGCAGTGCTCACGTTCGATCAGGACCGCCGCCCGAAGGACGTGACGATCATCAATAAATTCAGCGATGACTCCGAGATCTATGACGAGTCAGGCAGCATCGCCAGCCCGGTAATCGATCTGGAAAACTGTGGTGATCTTTCAACCCTGCACATGGGCAAAGACTTCAAGCTGACATTCGGGGCAACCACATAACATGGCAGTACCAATTGAACTTGACCGTTACGGTGTTGGCAAGGTCACTTATCCCGGCATCAAAAAAATCGAGAGTGCGAACTATTCACGCTCCCACGGAATTACTCCGGATATCTGCCAGGTAGTCATGACACCTCAGACACTGGATCCGGATGAAGCGGGATACGAACCGATCGAGCCAGACGGGTACCTGTTGTTTGAATTCGATTCCAATACAGTGACTCAGAACATTCTGGGGAATGTGGGGACCACTTCCAAGACCACCAAGATTCTGATGCAGGGATGTCGACCGGATAAAGCGGCTGTCCGCAAATCAAGCACCTCAGAAAGCTGGACGATCCCGATCTATGACCGCCGCTGGAAGTGGAAGTACGGCAGTTATTCGGGACACTGGAACGTCAAGAAAAATGGTGTGATTGAATCCCGTAAGGAAAGAACGCCTCGCGAACTGGCCGATATGTGCCTCGAAGCGATGGGAGAAAAACGTTACGACACCGAAGCACTCGACGATCTGGAGAAAAAAAAGAGCCTGAAGTACCGCAAGAAAGTGCGTCCCGAAGTCCACTGGGACCGCATCCCGCCAGCGCAGGCCCTGAACGATCTGGTCACACCACTGGGGTACCGGGTTTGTCTGGGGTGGGATGACCGCGTCAGAATCTGCAAATACGGGGTGGGTGAGTTGTTGCCGACCGACGATCTGATGTCAGGTGGTTTTGATGCCAATCTTCCGGAGATTCCCGATTCCACTACCGTACTGGGTGGGATCACCATGCACGAAGCGATGTGGGAAATGGAACCAGTAGGATTGGATCTGGATGGTGACTGGCGCCCCATCAATCATCTGAGCTATGCGCCGCGGGATATTGTGTTCAAACCGGACTGGCGGTTCTCAATCCCGCCTAATTTCCCAGAAATCCGTCTTAAGTTCGACGAAATCAAAAATAATATAAAACCGACTGACGACGAATACAAAAAACGAAAAGAGCAGCATGCACTGGCAGTTCAGACCGTTTATCGCTGCTACCGTCTGACTTATCCGGTCAACACAGAAGAAAAAGAAACGCTGCGGAAAAGATACGATGAGTTGGGAGCTGATCTGGCGAAGCTGGTTGATGACGGGAGCCGCCCGGGTGATAAAGGTTATGACAGACTGTACGCAAAATACACCGCTGCCCGTCGTGAACTGTTCTTGAAATCCGAACCCGTATTACCAGGCCCTAAACAGAAGAACCCCCGCACAGGCAAACTGGGTGATTACAAGCTGCAGGAGTTCGAGCAGATCCTCCCGATCTTTGAGACCCGTGCGGAACTGGCCGTCGATTCCTATACCGGAAAGCTGATTCGCAAACAGCCCGAGGTGACCGGGATTTACTATGATTTTGTGGAGAAGTATGCAAACACGATCTCTGTCGGGGAAATATTGAACTCTCAAATTACCTTCGATGTGCTTCCTGAACAGGGGATTCTGAAATTCAGTGAACCGATTACCCGTGATGTGAAAGTCAAAATTGATGACCAAACGAAAACCCTGACTCTG contains:
- a CDS encoding LamG domain-containing protein, with the protein product MTSHIWIGGAPAKAKVETVSIPTDVEAGQIVSFTIGNKTLEVTLTGTTQAAVVSELVAAWNASTEPELAEITASAGVDSNGDADGTIDLTSDTAGKPFAVTVAIGSGNNEKQVVTLGGTAATGGAFTLTFNSETTTTISYNASAATVQSALEGLASYSSGDFTVTGDAGGPWTVEFTGTLAGINVSLMTINTSGLTGAVNEVQTISSPNNPTGGTFTLSFRGETTGNIAYNASAATIQSSLESLSTIPTSSVSCSGGTLPGTDVAVTFQGALAETDVELLVVNSENLTGVNGTVTETTAGGSALAEKCNYYWTFDGTWTEGGSGTLSPYSTTYDEIVGNLNYVADGKIDVFSWAYYGVGGVINDGIKIDGGATLYYSAIGAFDEDEPFTISLFFKSTQTSTGSKYVFSKGDPGSYTPDYYLLYDSSTGYFTFAYQKSGGFHSVTTTIAAPTNAWHHVLCVYDPDNSTIKISVDGAAFESTTGLTIGSTTASTVKRLRFGIGGGSYINANGFIDCLGIFPSALSLSEGNDLYNSGNGQDYPFAASGTNEVQTLSLTGSPTSGSVILSFQGESVEVPYNATASEVEGYLESLSSIGIGNVNVTSGAWPGTDIVVEFIGAFAILDVELIEIDTSSLIMKTAETTKGVTAPTGTVATTVTPLTQSTTTPNSGPNNWDVAANWDSNSVPASSDIAYISDSDIDILYGLDQSAVTLAELHVESTFTGSIGLPRKNTDGTSSYSEYREQYLKIGATELFIGEKNGDGSDRIKINLGSVQTTALIVDSGDSPDGNTPPILLLGSHASNVINVNRGFLGIAYYPTETATVATIRQAFIDDATDDTTVYCGAGTTLTNIIKSGGELTLNSNTTSLEQTAGTTNIYDGAHTVLNVLAGTLNYNSTGTLSAVNLSGDAVLTFDQDRRPKDVTIINKFSDDSEIYDESGSIASPVIDLENCGDLSTLHMGKDFKLTFGATT
- the tnpC gene encoding IS66 family transposase, whose amino-acid sequence is MNQKRSSLPNDVQSCHDMIHQLGETVGEQQREVEQLKHFIERLLRQRFGARSEKIAPNQMSLFDEPEAAEEVAEPEDDEPPPTAVSAHRRRGGGRNKLPDHLPRERVEHDLTESEKRCPCCDQTRQRIGEISHEQLEFIPASLKVIEHVRFKYACRECEEHVVLAAAPARPIAKGFAGPGLLSTILVGKYSDHLPLYRHESILSRNGVQLSRSTMSRWVLETAELLQPLTDLMKSRVLQSHVMHTDDTTIPVQDQRLSRTRTGRFWVYCGDAGHPYSVYDFTPNRERAGPQAFLKHFRGYLQADAYAGYEELYRSGRIQQVLCWAHARRKFYDARTVQPEAAHRALLFIQQLYAIEREASDLQQPADCERWWQHRRQLRQDKALPVLEQFRDWLTETSRVLLPKSPVAVAMQYLLSRWSGFTRYCTEGILSIDNNLAERTLRPCAIGRKNYLFVGSDRGGEAAAVHYSLMASCKANEVEPFAYLRDVLSRITDHAADRLEELLPDQWLKQHPESHRPRRR
- the tnpA gene encoding IS66 family insertion sequence element accessory protein TnpA is translated as MRAFCQREGLSEPAYHYWRRELKKRDAETTAAASFLPVEVQLPATPIEIVFSQGTSVRVGNGCDQTTLETVLAALEQRAC
- the tnpB gene encoding IS66 family insertion sequence element accessory protein TnpB (TnpB, as the term is used for proteins encoded by IS66 family insertion elements, is considered an accessory protein, since TnpC, encoded by a neighboring gene, is a DDE family transposase.), whose amino-acid sequence is MLNLPTRIYFCTVPTDMRKSFDGLLRMTEVYLQQNVLDGGLFVFLNKKQDRIKLLYWDHDGLAIWYKRLEAGTYQRLSSPEGTHGLQLSSTDLGLLLQGIDLTSVQRRKRYQISEKVSTS
- a CDS encoding coiled-coil domain-containing protein — encoded protein: MISQRKAYNEAVEAIERTTRAEKERAKAFEERDVYKMITEGRISLQSDLRRAGNVTEESQSISGLDYRGNFTPGGETALQQADRERREAAQEVLASEKELADYRREQEYRASQNLFQNKELTLSILRDNEETYRRLYDADKNRLAVIQSQNQALKDQLKSEKEKLSTLQEAKRAEEQSLKSKLGQLSPGLRDRTIEIAEKIKSGEKIDRREALLLKEAGVGQEYVDDFYARQTEGVRGADTFTEVFGSKKLKKDLSETQQNVDKKTGQLNQGYQQERQAAETVNTTAGLLQQATEARVAQEAELKVYLKSQIKRMLENVQTIQEAGSDAADAIHQQGMATINAIKSMQDEIIQSQQELKKQIDQFQLKQNGYNNP